From a single Corynebacterium kroppenstedtii DSM 44385 genomic region:
- a CDS encoding electron transfer flavoprotein subunit alpha/FixB family protein, translating to MTDVLVLVEHADGALSNNTNELITAGRVFGSVGAVVVGAEGTAEALKDDLAAAGAETIYAAENDYAANYLVTPSVDALSALAAGLEVPVIISSSATGKEIGGRVGARVASGVLCDVTEINADHTAASSIFGGDYTVELSVGGSSPIFLLRPGSVDPEPQAAAGNIEPVEMPEPGPVAVKITSFSPAEAGDRPELTEAKIVVSGGRGVGSADGFADVIEPLADALGAAVGASRAAVDSDYYPGKFQVGQTGKTVSPDLYVALGISGAIQHKAGMQTSKTIVAVNKDEEAAIFEIADFGIVGDLFDVAPQATEAIKSR from the coding sequence ATGACTGATGTACTAGTTCTCGTCGAACATGCTGATGGAGCCTTGTCCAACAACACCAATGAACTGATTACCGCTGGTCGCGTGTTTGGTTCCGTGGGCGCGGTTGTTGTTGGTGCTGAGGGCACAGCAGAAGCCTTGAAGGACGACTTAGCCGCTGCGGGTGCGGAAACCATTTACGCAGCAGAAAATGATTATGCTGCTAACTACTTGGTGACGCCTTCTGTCGACGCCTTGTCTGCCCTGGCAGCTGGCCTCGAAGTACCCGTCATCATTTCGTCCTCCGCGACGGGCAAAGAGATCGGTGGGCGCGTCGGTGCCCGCGTAGCATCCGGTGTTCTCTGCGATGTGACAGAGATTAATGCCGATCACACTGCAGCCAGCTCTATCTTCGGTGGCGATTACACCGTCGAGCTCTCCGTCGGAGGATCTTCCCCGATTTTCCTCCTCCGTCCCGGTTCGGTGGATCCCGAGCCTCAGGCGGCCGCAGGAAATATTGAGCCCGTCGAGATGCCTGAGCCCGGCCCAGTTGCCGTGAAGATCACGTCCTTCTCCCCGGCAGAGGCTGGCGATCGCCCCGAGCTCACCGAAGCGAAGATCGTGGTCTCTGGTGGCCGCGGCGTCGGATCCGCCGACGGGTTCGCCGACGTTATCGAGCCTTTGGCCGATGCTCTCGGCGCTGCAGTGGGTGCTTCCCGTGCCGCCGTCGACTCTGACTACTACCCGGGCAAGTTCCAGGTGGGACAAACGGGTAAGACGGTGTCGCCGGACCTCTATGTTGCGCTCGGTATTTCAGGTGCTATCCAGCACAAGGCAGGTATGCAGACATCCAAGACCATCGTTGCGGTCAACAAGGATGAGGAAGCAGCCATCTTCGAGATCGCCGACTTCGGTATCGTCGGTGACCTGTTCGACGTGGCTCCTCAGGCTACGGAGGCCATTAAAAGCCGCTAG
- the mnmA gene encoding tRNA 2-thiouridine(34) synthase MnmA — translation MRVMAAMSGGVDSSVAAARLVAEGHEVIGVHLALASTPTTLRVGSRGCCSLEDSGDARRVADALGIPFYVWDFSDRFREDVVDPFINSYEMGETPNPCLRCNEKIKFQALLDRGIALGFDAVATGHYARLKDGELRRAIDDNKDQSYVLGVLNDEQLAHCLFPLGDTRKPDIRKEAEAAGLVTASKPDSHDICFIPDGNTKAFLGNHIGVRSGDLKDQDGNVIGHHDGIYGFTIGQRKGLGLPGPAPDGKPRYVTDIDADTGTVTVGTRDDLRVGRLYADRLIRLDEHEGSTQECQVQVRAHGGVVDATVTIDDGVATIDLHSPLTGVARGQAAVIYRPDPDGDIVLGSGTICDTVSVSKLQPTTAGASSNS, via the coding sequence ATGCGTGTAATGGCAGCAATGAGCGGCGGTGTTGATTCCTCCGTTGCCGCTGCGCGATTGGTCGCCGAGGGGCATGAGGTCATCGGCGTTCATTTAGCTCTAGCTTCGACGCCGACGACGTTGCGCGTCGGTTCGCGCGGGTGCTGTTCGCTGGAAGACTCCGGCGATGCTCGTCGTGTTGCCGATGCGCTGGGAATCCCTTTCTACGTTTGGGACTTTTCCGATCGATTCCGCGAGGACGTCGTCGATCCTTTTATTAATTCGTATGAGATGGGGGAGACGCCCAACCCTTGCCTGCGGTGTAATGAGAAGATCAAATTTCAGGCGCTGCTCGATCGCGGTATCGCGCTGGGGTTTGATGCCGTGGCGACGGGCCATTATGCGCGGTTGAAGGATGGCGAACTCCGCCGGGCCATCGACGATAACAAAGACCAGTCGTATGTCCTGGGGGTTTTGAACGATGAGCAGTTGGCCCATTGTTTATTCCCGCTGGGAGACACCCGCAAGCCTGATATCCGCAAAGAGGCGGAGGCGGCTGGACTCGTGACGGCGTCGAAGCCCGATAGCCATGACATTTGCTTCATCCCGGATGGGAATACGAAGGCGTTCTTGGGCAACCACATCGGTGTCCGGTCGGGTGATCTGAAAGACCAGGATGGCAACGTGATCGGCCATCACGACGGCATCTACGGTTTCACCATCGGGCAGCGCAAGGGCCTCGGCCTACCTGGTCCAGCGCCCGACGGAAAACCCAGGTATGTCACCGATATTGATGCTGACACCGGAACTGTCACCGTCGGCACACGCGATGATCTTCGCGTTGGGCGGTTGTATGCCGATCGTCTCATTCGCCTCGACGAGCATGAAGGATCGACGCAGGAGTGCCAGGTCCAGGTTCGTGCCCATGGCGGTGTTGTCGATGCCACGGTAACTATTGACGACGGTGTGGCAACGATTGATCTCCATTCCCCGCTGACCGGTGTTGCGCGCGGTCAAGCCGCGGTGATTTACCGTCCTGACCCTGATGGCGACATTGTGTTGGGCTCGGGAACGATTTGTGACACGGTGTCGGTCTCTAAGCTGCAACCAACCACCGCGGGCGCGTCTTCGAACAGCTAA
- a CDS encoding cysteine desulfurase family protein, whose protein sequence is MDHAATSPLRQVAKDAIMDSWDLLNPGGQYASGRDARKAVEEARETIARLLGAEPIEVIFTASGTEADNLAVQGIYAERAQEKSSPHRVIVGSVEHPAVLEPAKALGTDPSSPGPEADVIEVPVDSSGHYRTDFLADVLTDGPATLMALQWANNETGALQPVDAIASLAAEHNVPWHADGVQAVGHVPVDFHSSGATTIAASAHKFGGPRSTGLLLCGRATNLHKILRGGGQERSIRPGTLNVAGAAGTAAALTEACREMEAERARLSGLRDRLLSFIKREIPDSLIHTAEPALPGHVHVSFPGAEGDSLIMLLDQAGFDASTGSACAAGVNRVSHVVMAIGVEPVAARGTLRFTLGRTTSEKDVAALEAVLPKIVEQARAAGMA, encoded by the coding sequence ATGGATCATGCCGCAACAAGTCCTCTCCGACAGGTTGCCAAAGACGCTATCATGGACTCGTGGGATCTTCTGAACCCCGGGGGCCAGTACGCGTCAGGGCGTGATGCACGCAAAGCTGTGGAAGAAGCCCGCGAGACCATCGCGCGTTTGCTCGGTGCCGAGCCGATCGAGGTCATTTTCACGGCATCCGGAACAGAGGCCGATAACCTCGCTGTGCAGGGGATTTATGCCGAACGTGCCCAAGAAAAGTCGTCGCCACACCGTGTCATCGTCGGATCGGTGGAGCATCCCGCGGTGCTTGAACCGGCCAAAGCGCTGGGTACAGATCCGTCATCCCCGGGGCCAGAAGCTGATGTTATCGAGGTGCCCGTTGATTCCAGCGGTCATTACCGCACCGATTTTCTTGCCGACGTTCTTACCGACGGACCAGCCACACTCATGGCTCTCCAGTGGGCGAACAATGAAACCGGCGCGTTACAACCGGTTGATGCGATCGCATCGCTGGCCGCAGAGCACAACGTCCCGTGGCACGCTGATGGCGTGCAGGCCGTTGGCCACGTTCCCGTGGACTTCCATTCGTCGGGTGCAACGACGATTGCGGCGTCGGCACACAAATTTGGTGGCCCGCGATCAACCGGCCTGTTGTTGTGCGGACGTGCGACGAATCTTCACAAGATTCTGCGTGGCGGCGGGCAGGAAAGGTCCATTCGCCCAGGAACGCTGAATGTTGCCGGTGCGGCGGGGACCGCTGCTGCCTTGACCGAGGCTTGTCGCGAGATGGAGGCCGAACGCGCTCGGCTTTCCGGCCTTCGGGACCGCTTACTGTCCTTCATAAAGCGAGAGATTCCGGATTCGTTAATTCATACGGCGGAGCCAGCGCTGCCGGGGCATGTTCATGTGAGTTTCCCGGGCGCGGAAGGCGATAGCCTCATTATGTTGTTGGATCAAGCGGGTTTCGACGCGTCGACCGGGTCGGCATGTGCGGCTGGCGTGAATCGGGTGAGCCATGTGGTCATGGCGATTGGCGTGGAGCCCGTCGCCGCCCGCGGAACGCTACGGTTTACCTTGGGGCGGACGACGTCGGAAAAGGATGTTGCCGCTCTGGAAGCGGTCCTCCCGAAGATTGTCGAACAGGCGCGTGCTGCCGGGATGGCGTAA
- a CDS encoding TetR/AcrR family transcriptional regulator — MPRISAKSVIEHRRQTSEKILDAVEEILEESQTDQNATPLTVGTVAKRLGMGRSSLYRYHNNVDDMIEAVVVRDFPRRAQVITDQMDDAPGPLDAIEAYARASFREARESRHSWRSALSRVHLDDDARARIGRLHAKLTQALAREVDKLPDIPAELKPELISSIQSLINAGVTAMGGPMNGHGGAKGPHGREVTSGSSGEDNGDSGHDSVPVMQHHTAVETENTRAVEPLDNTEVEDWYVTAIQAVITAAQSSVQRPTQSK; from the coding sequence ATGCCAAGGATTTCAGCGAAGTCAGTGATTGAACACCGGCGTCAAACGTCCGAGAAAATCCTCGATGCCGTCGAAGAAATCCTCGAAGAATCCCAAACCGACCAGAACGCAACCCCGCTGACTGTCGGGACTGTTGCTAAGCGCCTCGGTATGGGCAGGTCAAGCCTCTACCGGTATCACAACAATGTCGACGACATGATCGAGGCCGTCGTCGTTCGGGATTTCCCCCGGCGCGCCCAGGTCATCACCGACCAGATGGACGATGCGCCAGGGCCGCTCGACGCTATCGAGGCCTACGCCCGCGCCAGTTTCCGCGAGGCCCGCGAGTCCCGGCACTCGTGGAGATCCGCTCTGTCCCGAGTTCATCTTGACGACGACGCACGAGCACGAATTGGACGTCTGCATGCCAAATTGACCCAGGCTCTGGCGCGTGAGGTCGATAAGCTGCCCGATATCCCGGCGGAATTGAAGCCGGAGCTGATCTCGAGTATCCAGTCGCTTATTAATGCTGGTGTCACCGCGATGGGTGGTCCCATGAATGGCCATGGTGGGGCCAAAGGGCCGCATGGTCGCGAAGTCACCTCAGGTTCCTCTGGTGAGGATAATGGCGATTCCGGACACGATTCTGTCCCCGTGATGCAGCACCACACCGCGGTGGAAACCGAGAACACTCGTGCTGTTGAGCCGTTAGATAACACCGAAGTGGAAGATTGGTACGTGACAGCGATCCAGGCTGTGATCACTGCCGCACAGAGTTCTGTGCAGCGGCCAACTCAATCCAAGTAA
- a CDS encoding 3'-5' exonuclease: MPMPLPSSAPSHFDPSSMLSFDLETTGTNPLQARIVTSALVSIHGGSANSTELLADPGIEIPESASQIHGISTEYAREHGEPHDDVLHKTIRAIYDGWERGQTLIVFNAAYDLTILRHLEPSFVCSGLVFDPLVMGRALEPQRTGPRKLGTLVKRYGIQLDNAHNASADALAAARVAWKMARMWPDLVKKTSDELMEFQAVSYFDYQIHLRDYFASQGREMTDFSTAWPMRDGSRT, from the coding sequence ATGCCTATGCCGCTTCCATCGTCCGCGCCGAGTCACTTTGATCCCTCCTCTATGCTCAGCTTCGATCTGGAGACCACGGGCACTAATCCTCTACAGGCGAGAATTGTGACGTCGGCACTCGTGTCCATCCATGGTGGATCGGCCAATTCCACCGAGCTACTCGCCGACCCGGGCATTGAGATTCCTGAATCAGCGTCACAAATTCATGGGATTTCGACGGAGTACGCGAGGGAACATGGTGAACCTCATGACGATGTCTTGCACAAGACGATTCGTGCGATTTACGACGGATGGGAGCGTGGGCAGACGCTCATCGTGTTCAATGCGGCCTATGACCTCACGATTTTGCGGCACCTGGAGCCATCATTCGTCTGCAGTGGATTAGTGTTCGACCCCCTGGTGATGGGCCGGGCGTTGGAGCCACAGCGGACAGGCCCGCGTAAGTTGGGGACCTTGGTGAAGCGTTATGGAATTCAGTTGGACAATGCCCACAATGCCAGCGCAGATGCTCTCGCGGCGGCTCGGGTGGCGTGGAAAATGGCACGGATGTGGCCTGATTTGGTGAAGAAAACATCCGATGAGTTGATGGAGTTTCAGGCCGTTTCTTATTTCGACTACCAAATACATCTGCGTGACTATTTCGCGTCACAAGGCCGAGAGATGACGGATTTCTCCACCGCGTGGCCCATGCGGGATGGTTCACGCACGTGA
- a CDS encoding electron transfer flavoprotein subunit beta/FixA family protein: MSNIVVLVKQVPDTYSERQLTEDDYTVDRESTDQVLDEINENAVEAALQLKEAGGDYTVTALTVGPESAKEALRKALSLGCDEAIHVCDDALAGSDVLGTAWTLSQALNLVDDIELIICGNESTDGNMGTVPGLISEYRQIPAVTGLRSFSVENGTVTGESAREEGVYNLEAPTPAIISVTEKANEPRFAAFKGIMAAKKKKIQQVDLEDIGVDAANVGLENAATSVTGYAPKPEKSAGEIITDEGDGGTKFVEFLANEKLI; encoded by the coding sequence ATGTCGAACATTGTCGTGTTAGTTAAGCAAGTACCGGACACCTACTCCGAGCGGCAGCTCACCGAGGACGATTACACCGTTGACCGCGAGAGCACCGATCAGGTTCTCGACGAGATCAATGAAAACGCCGTGGAAGCAGCCCTTCAGCTCAAGGAAGCAGGAGGGGATTACACAGTCACCGCCCTGACCGTCGGCCCTGAAAGTGCCAAGGAAGCACTGCGGAAGGCACTGTCGCTCGGCTGTGACGAAGCTATCCACGTCTGCGATGATGCCCTCGCTGGCTCCGATGTCCTGGGAACTGCATGGACACTGTCGCAGGCCCTCAACTTGGTTGATGACATCGAACTCATTATCTGCGGCAACGAGTCCACCGACGGCAATATGGGAACCGTGCCCGGATTGATCTCGGAATACCGCCAGATCCCTGCGGTGACCGGTCTGCGTTCATTCTCCGTCGAAAATGGTACGGTCACCGGCGAAAGCGCCCGCGAAGAGGGCGTGTACAACCTGGAGGCTCCGACACCGGCCATTATCTCCGTAACTGAGAAGGCCAATGAGCCCCGCTTCGCTGCTTTCAAGGGAATCATGGCCGCAAAGAAGAAGAAGATTCAGCAGGTCGATCTCGAAGATATTGGAGTCGACGCTGCCAACGTCGGATTGGAGAATGCTGCGACGTCCGTGACCGGATACGCACCCAAGCCGGAAAAGTCCGCTGGTGAAATCATTACCGACGAAGGCGATGGTGGAACGAAGTTCGTGGAATTCTTGGCCAACGAAAAGCTCATCTAA